Proteins encoded by one window of Sporocytophaga myxococcoides:
- a CDS encoding toxin-antitoxin system YwqK family antitoxin — MSFLFRNVILLLVLLAAVPALGQSQKLISTYYPKYDSAGMKIPVREQYYVNEDDTTVKNGSYTLFSPEGDILIKSNYKDNLLDGTYAEFYENDNPKVKSTYSNGRKIGEQLNYSIQGTLLSKEVYEKTSASDLQLYKKYAPSGKLTGEGFVKNGLYDSTLTEYYENGAVKTRITFREGKRKGPFSVFDPKGTLLQKGFYENDSLNGMITSYFNSGKIKSTAMYKKGAVDGIVEEYYQSGKVRSEITYQDNKKNGIAKTFYENGNPETEENYKGGFPSGFFKTYYPEGGIETESFKDGNKNQIKFKRYNKAGTVISEGIMVNGQPEGTVNSFYDNGAPKSVFNYKAGVKTGKNVSYHENGNISEESIIKSEDVGVTQNTKLYNKEGKLIHQQHYITLSEKSANGKRNSEKNKSITGDLDKIKTGEWTSYWDNGKLKSKEIYVNNAIHGERLVYDSEEHLIEKQYYSNGIKSGVWQAFYPSGKVKSQTTYKNSTPYGNHKNFFENGQIEFTGSYINGKKTGTWNYYNAEGKQVLSEQYKNDVKISEKIYK, encoded by the coding sequence ATGTCCTTTTTATTCAGAAATGTAATTCTTCTTCTTGTACTACTGGCTGCCGTTCCGGCACTTGGCCAAAGTCAGAAGCTGATCTCTACCTATTATCCTAAATATGATAGTGCAGGAATGAAAATTCCTGTAAGAGAACAATATTATGTAAATGAAGATGACACAACAGTAAAAAACGGAAGCTATACTTTGTTTTCCCCGGAAGGAGATATACTTATAAAATCAAACTATAAAGACAACCTCCTTGATGGGACCTATGCCGAATTTTACGAAAATGATAATCCTAAAGTAAAATCCACATACTCCAATGGCAGAAAGATCGGAGAACAGCTAAACTACTCTATTCAGGGAACCCTCCTTTCAAAAGAAGTATATGAAAAGACTTCAGCTTCCGACCTTCAGCTTTATAAAAAATATGCTCCTTCCGGAAAGCTTACAGGCGAAGGCTTTGTCAAAAATGGTTTGTATGACAGTACACTTACTGAATACTATGAAAACGGAGCTGTAAAAACCAGGATAACATTCAGAGAAGGCAAAAGAAAGGGACCATTTTCTGTATTCGACCCCAAAGGTACTCTTTTACAGAAGGGCTTCTATGAGAATGATAGCCTCAACGGAATGATCACCTCTTATTTTAATAGCGGCAAGATCAAAAGCACTGCCATGTATAAGAAAGGAGCAGTAGATGGAATTGTTGAGGAATATTATCAGTCAGGCAAGGTACGCTCTGAGATTACTTATCAGGACAATAAGAAAAATGGGATAGCCAAAACCTTTTATGAAAACGGGAATCCTGAAACAGAAGAAAACTACAAAGGAGGATTCCCTTCCGGCTTCTTCAAGACTTATTATCCTGAAGGTGGAATTGAAACCGAATCTTTTAAAGATGGCAACAAAAATCAGATTAAATTTAAAAGATACAACAAAGCTGGCACTGTCATCTCGGAAGGAATCATGGTAAACGGTCAGCCGGAAGGAACCGTTAATTCATTTTATGATAATGGGGCGCCTAAAAGTGTATTTAACTACAAAGCAGGAGTTAAAACCGGAAAAAATGTTTCCTACCATGAAAATGGTAACATTTCAGAAGAAAGCATTATTAAATCAGAAGATGTCGGGGTCACACAAAACACAAAGCTGTATAATAAAGAAGGTAAGCTAATTCATCAACAACACTATATCACATTATCCGAGAAGTCAGCAAATGGCAAACGCAATTCGGAAAAAAATAAAAGCATTACAGGGGATCTGGATAAAATCAAAACAGGGGAATGGACTTCATATTGGGACAATGGCAAGCTTAAATCAAAAGAAATTTACGTCAATAATGCCATTCATGGAGAACGTTTAGTTTATGATTCTGAAGAACATTTAATCGAAAAACAATACTATTCCAATGGAATAAAATCTGGAGTATGGCAGGCCTTCTACCCTTCAGGAAAAGTAAAAAGCCAAACGACCTATAAAAACAGCACTCCATATGGTAATCATAAAAACTTTTTTGAAAACGGTCAGATTGAGTTTACCGGAAGTTATATCAATGGTAAGAAGACAGGCACCTGGAACTACTATAATGCTGAAGGTAAACAAGTTCTAAGCGAGCAATATAAAAATGACGTAAAAATCTCGGAAAAAATTTATAAGTAA
- a CDS encoding phosphoribosylaminoimidazolesuccinocarboxamide synthase, with amino-acid sequence MNAIKETNFSFPGQTAFYRGKVRDVYSFADKIVMVASDRISAFDVVLPEPIPYKGQVLNQIASIFLKATSDIVPNWVKSVPDPSVTIGIKCTTFPVEMVIRGYLAGHAWREYKAGKRTLCGVALPEGLKENDPLPSPIITPTTKASEGHDEDISREEILKQGLVSEEDYIVLEKYTRALFQRGTEIAKTRDLILVDTKYEFGHTDGKIYLIDEVHTPDSSRYFYAKGYEERQKKGEVQKQLSKEFVRQWLIENGFQGKEGQKIPQMTPEIVNNISERYIELFEKVTGENFKKPSSTEDIQERIKKNILNAINANN; translated from the coding sequence ATGAACGCAATAAAAGAAACCAACTTCTCCTTTCCCGGACAGACGGCATTTTACAGGGGAAAAGTAAGAGATGTCTATTCATTTGCAGATAAAATTGTAATGGTAGCATCAGACAGAATTTCAGCATTTGATGTGGTGCTCCCTGAGCCCATCCCCTATAAAGGACAGGTGCTTAACCAAATAGCATCAATTTTCCTTAAAGCAACATCCGATATAGTACCAAACTGGGTTAAATCCGTTCCGGACCCATCAGTGACAATTGGAATTAAATGCACAACCTTCCCTGTTGAGATGGTGATCAGAGGCTACCTTGCCGGTCATGCCTGGAGAGAATACAAAGCAGGTAAAAGGACGCTTTGCGGAGTTGCACTTCCTGAAGGTCTTAAAGAGAATGATCCTCTTCCTTCACCTATAATTACCCCTACAACCAAAGCAAGTGAAGGCCATGATGAAGATATTTCAAGAGAAGAAATATTAAAACAAGGGCTTGTATCTGAGGAAGATTATATTGTTCTCGAAAAATATACAAGAGCTTTATTCCAAAGAGGCACAGAAATAGCAAAAACCAGAGATCTGATATTAGTAGATACAAAGTATGAGTTTGGGCATACCGATGGAAAAATCTACCTGATTGATGAGGTACATACCCCTGATTCTTCAAGATATTTTTATGCAAAAGGTTACGAAGAAAGACAGAAAAAGGGGGAAGTTCAAAAACAGTTATCTAAGGAATTTGTAAGACAATGGCTCATTGAAAACGGATTTCAAGGTAAGGAAGGACAAAAAATTCCACAAATGACTCCGGAAATAGTGAATAATATATCGGAAAGGTACATTGAACTTTTCGAAAAAGTTACAGGGGAAAATTTCAAAAAGCCCAGTTCTACTGAAGATATTCAGGAGAGAATAAAGAAAAACATACTTAATGCAATAAATGCTAATAATTGA
- a CDS encoding tetratricopeptide repeat protein — translation MRLILLANIFVTIWSFLNRFSEINNYIDSAEQNFQKGEYEFAIKDYSILINKYKIKDEDILLNLAHSYYNIQDTANSKKIYHNLLNSEDRITRSIAHQQLANVFWMTGKKNKAIYHYTESLKANTANEIARINFELIQKLIKLEEQYQTGVGYKKEKQASNQENTGKASDENQIGSGNSIGNSGNKGANNTEKSASEGSGKHQGGQSNPENEKNELRNQKNGNKENEDLISNRLKAANLSLQRARAILDAMKQNEIQYLQQKQMTKPEDAQDLPDW, via the coding sequence ATGAGACTGATACTTCTCGCAAATATATTTGTTACTATCTGGAGTTTCCTGAACAGATTTTCGGAAATCAACAATTATATTGACTCCGCAGAGCAGAACTTTCAGAAGGGCGAATATGAATTTGCGATAAAGGATTATTCAATTCTCATCAACAAGTACAAGATCAAGGATGAAGACATTCTGTTAAACCTTGCCCACAGCTATTATAATATTCAGGATACAGCCAATTCAAAAAAAATATATCATAATTTGTTGAACTCAGAAGATAGAATTACCAGATCAATAGCTCATCAACAACTGGCAAACGTCTTCTGGATGACTGGAAAAAAAAACAAAGCCATTTACCATTATACAGAATCTCTGAAAGCAAACACGGCCAATGAAATTGCCAGAATCAATTTTGAACTCATTCAGAAATTGATAAAACTAGAAGAGCAATATCAAACCGGAGTTGGATATAAAAAAGAAAAACAGGCTTCCAATCAGGAAAATACAGGAAAAGCATCAGATGAAAACCAGATTGGAAGTGGAAATTCAATAGGCAACTCTGGAAACAAAGGCGCTAATAATACAGAAAAATCAGCTTCAGAAGGAAGTGGAAAACATCAGGGAGGTCAATCCAATCCGGAAAATGAGAAAAATGAACTGAGAAATCAAAAAAATGGTAATAAGGAGAATGAAGACTTAATTTCTAATAGATTAAAAGCTGCTAATCTAAGTCTTCAAAGAGCAAGAGCAATTCTTGATGCTATGAAGCAAAATGAAATTCAGTACCTTCAGCAAAAACAAATGACCAAACCTGAAGACGCTCAGGATTTACCAGACTGGTAG
- a CDS encoding acetyl-CoA C-acyltransferase, with protein sequence MKEVYIISAVRTPIGSFGGSLANFSATQLGSIAIKGVLDKSKVKPSDVEEVIMGNVLTANLGQAPARQAAIFAGLPTSVVCTTINKVCASGMKAVMLGAQSIMLGNADIVIAGGMESMSNVPYYADRARFGLRLGHGTMTDGIIKDGLWDVYKDYHMGNAAENTARQMNITREMQDNFAIESYKRAAEAVKSGAFKEEIVPVKIEQRGKEPLVISEDEEYTKVNFEKIPGLKPVFDKEGSVTAANASTLNDGASALLLMSKEKSESLGLKPLASIIGFADAEQDPEWFTTTPSLAIPKAINLAGISASEVDYYEINEAFSVVSIANNIKLGLDPSKVNIYGGAVALGHPIGCSGARIITTLTSVLNNKNGAIGVSGICNGGGGASALVIRKN encoded by the coding sequence ATGAAAGAAGTATATATCATATCAGCAGTGAGAACACCCATAGGCAGTTTTGGAGGCTCACTGGCAAATTTTTCAGCTACACAGCTAGGCAGTATCGCTATTAAAGGTGTTTTGGATAAATCAAAAGTCAAACCTTCGGATGTGGAAGAGGTAATCATGGGCAATGTACTTACCGCAAATCTAGGACAGGCACCTGCACGACAAGCAGCAATATTTGCCGGCCTTCCCACCTCTGTTGTTTGTACAACTATTAACAAGGTTTGCGCTTCTGGAATGAAAGCGGTAATGCTGGGTGCTCAATCTATAATGCTGGGTAATGCAGATATAGTAATTGCAGGGGGAATGGAAAGCATGTCTAATGTTCCATACTATGCAGACAGAGCAAGATTCGGATTACGTCTCGGACATGGCACGATGACTGATGGTATTATCAAAGATGGTTTGTGGGATGTCTATAAGGATTATCACATGGGCAATGCTGCTGAGAACACAGCCAGACAAATGAATATTACCCGTGAGATGCAAGATAACTTTGCCATTGAAAGTTACAAGAGGGCTGCAGAAGCCGTAAAATCAGGGGCTTTCAAAGAAGAGATAGTACCGGTAAAAATTGAGCAGAGAGGCAAAGAACCTTTGGTTATATCGGAAGATGAAGAATATACAAAAGTAAATTTCGAAAAAATACCAGGCCTTAAACCGGTCTTTGACAAGGAAGGTAGTGTTACCGCTGCAAATGCAAGTACGCTCAATGATGGCGCTTCTGCCCTGCTTCTGATGAGTAAAGAAAAATCTGAAAGCCTTGGTCTTAAACCTCTCGCATCTATTATAGGATTTGCAGATGCCGAGCAAGATCCGGAATGGTTTACCACAACTCCCTCCCTTGCTATACCAAAGGCTATCAACCTTGCAGGAATATCAGCTTCTGAAGTTGATTACTATGAAATAAATGAAGCTTTTTCTGTAGTATCCATTGCCAATAATATAAAACTTGGCCTGGATCCTTCAAAAGTGAATATTTATGGAGGTGCAGTCGCACTTGGCCATCCAATTGGTTGTTCCGGAGCAAGAATCATCACCACACTGACAAGCGTATTAAACAATAAGAATGGAGCTATTGGAGTTAGTGGAATTTGTAACGGTGGTGGCGGAGCCTCGGCTTTGGTTATCAGAAAAAATTAA
- a CDS encoding STAS domain-containing protein, translating into MKYTIEKTEKYSLVQLHEEKLTSATAPELKSELVKLNAEGSKNIILDMNDVKYVDSSGLSSILVGNRLCDNEQGMFVLTGISDHVMKLIKISHLDNILNLIPTVEESVDAIFMNELEKNLRAENKEE; encoded by the coding sequence ATGAAATATACGATTGAAAAAACAGAGAAATACAGTCTTGTTCAGCTTCACGAAGAAAAACTGACTTCTGCAACTGCACCTGAGTTAAAATCAGAATTAGTAAAATTAAATGCAGAAGGTTCAAAAAACATCATTCTTGATATGAATGACGTGAAATATGTCGATTCATCAGGACTAAGCTCTATTCTTGTTGGAAATCGCCTTTGTGATAACGAACAAGGAATGTTTGTGTTAACCGGAATAAGCGATCATGTAATGAAACTGATTAAAATCTCCCATCTAGACAACATTCTTAATCTGATTCCAACAGTAGAAGAGTCTGTTGACGCAATATTCATGAATGAATTGGAGAAAAACCTTAGAGCTGAAAATAAAGAAGAATAA
- a CDS encoding vWA domain-containing protein translates to MIWSKPIGILEYTLIGIFLLFYLMYFIRMILVSSKVKSNMRRSFYKFFLRSAYFGAFIIAFLGPSFGDTKKEIKTTRKDIFFVLDVSASMNSNDVLPSRIEKAQKELSNVADRLNSARIGLITFSSDANLLCPLTYDKDAFKMFLQSITKRQVGGTSNISSGMQLAMEKLSATKTKIHDVGKFVILISDGENFGADPDKLLKLFKQNKISLLTVGIGTSSGGTIPETYGPKKDKEGQEIITSLRSSELKKLASTTGGSYFETNDNRNDLNYLSERINQIEGVTTGYQKVDATANKYFYFLLFGLFLILLDVLITVKTISL, encoded by the coding sequence ATGATCTGGAGTAAACCTATCGGTATTCTTGAATATACACTTATCGGAATTTTTCTCCTGTTTTACCTCATGTATTTTATCCGGATGATACTTGTTTCATCCAAAGTAAAAAGCAATATGAGGAGATCTTTCTATAAATTCTTCCTCCGCTCTGCTTATTTCGGAGCTTTCATTATAGCTTTCCTTGGACCTTCTTTCGGAGATACCAAAAAGGAAATTAAAACTACAAGAAAAGACATCTTCTTTGTACTTGATGTTTCGGCCTCTATGAATAGTAATGATGTACTTCCTTCCAGAATCGAAAAGGCTCAAAAAGAGCTTTCCAATGTTGCAGACCGATTAAACTCTGCCCGAATCGGCCTGATCACTTTTTCTTCGGATGCCAACCTACTCTGCCCTCTCACCTATGACAAAGATGCTTTCAAAATGTTCCTTCAGTCCATTACAAAACGACAGGTAGGCGGCACCTCTAATATAAGCTCAGGCATGCAACTTGCAATGGAAAAGCTTTCTGCAACTAAAACGAAAATTCACGATGTGGGAAAGTTTGTCATTCTTATATCTGACGGGGAAAATTTTGGAGCAGATCCGGACAAATTATTAAAGTTATTCAAACAAAATAAAATCTCCCTCCTCACCGTAGGTATTGGTACATCTTCCGGAGGCACCATACCTGAAACTTATGGACCTAAAAAAGATAAAGAAGGGCAGGAAATAATCACATCTCTACGATCCTCTGAATTGAAAAAACTTGCTTCAACAACCGGTGGTTCTTATTTCGAAACAAACGATAACAGAAATGATCTGAATTACCTTTCTGAACGGATCAACCAAATTGAAGGGGTGACAACAGGCTATCAGAAAGTTGATGCTACCGCAAATAAATACTTCTATTTCCTCCTTTTTGGTTTGTTTCTTATACTTCTGGATGTTTTAATCACTGTTAAAACCATTAGTTTATGA
- a CDS encoding ribonuclease Z: MPFEIKILGSSSATPVFNRHHSSQLLTINNQLFLIDCGEGTQLQLIKYKIRFTKINYIFISHLHGDHYLGLVGLLSTMHLNGRTKDLYLFGPPGLDEIITIQLKHSETFLNFKIIFTELDTTTQKVILDLENLTVETIPLIHRINCCGFLFKEKPKKRKIDKTKIPDHVTPLQIIALKEGEDVIDKEGNLLKSEQYTFPARKSRSYAYCSDTAYNPGMFGQIKGVDMLYHEATFLHDMESRAKETYHSTTLQAAWTAKETKVKTLLLGHFSARYKDIEPHLAEARTIFQNSFLAEEGLVFTIDDEPL, from the coding sequence TTGCCTTTTGAAATTAAAATACTAGGCTCTAGTTCAGCCACTCCTGTATTTAACAGGCACCATTCTTCGCAACTACTAACAATCAACAACCAGCTATTTCTTATTGATTGTGGAGAAGGAACACAACTCCAACTGATCAAATACAAGATCAGATTTACGAAGATAAACTACATATTCATCTCTCACCTGCATGGAGATCATTACCTCGGTCTCGTTGGATTACTGAGTACCATGCACTTAAACGGGAGGACCAAAGACTTATATCTCTTTGGTCCTCCCGGGCTGGACGAAATCATCACAATCCAGCTTAAACATTCGGAAACTTTCCTAAACTTTAAAATCATTTTTACCGAACTAGATACCACGACTCAAAAGGTTATCCTGGATTTGGAGAATCTGACTGTAGAGACTATTCCTCTGATACACAGAATAAACTGTTGTGGGTTTCTTTTTAAAGAAAAACCTAAGAAAAGAAAAATCGATAAAACCAAAATTCCTGATCATGTAACCCCTCTTCAGATAATTGCTTTAAAAGAAGGAGAAGATGTAATAGATAAAGAAGGTAATTTGCTAAAAAGTGAACAATATACGTTCCCGGCAAGAAAAAGTAGAAGCTACGCATATTGTTCCGATACAGCATACAACCCTGGCATGTTTGGACAAATAAAAGGTGTGGATATGCTTTACCACGAGGCAACCTTTCTGCATGACATGGAAAGCAGGGCAAAAGAAACTTATCATAGTACAACTCTTCAGGCAGCTTGGACAGCAAAGGAAACCAAAGTTAAAACCTTGTTGCTGGGTCATTTTTCGGCAAGATATAAGGATATAGAGCCACATCTGGCAGAAGCAAGAACTATATTCCAAAATTCCTTTCTGGCTGAAGAAGGTTTGGTATTCACAATAGATGATGAACCGTTATGA